In uncultured Umboniibacter sp., one genomic interval encodes:
- a CDS encoding putative DNA-binding domain-containing protein, translating into MSNFRELQSALAASVRFKHHDESLNVEARRLAIYQRLVFNNLFGLLSGGYKKLRRAVGDEQFRKLVRAFLESGISRTPYFAEISGEFLNWFVQQDAPKWQHELAEYERAGIAIDIESMNWPSAETITNRPDGVHFSPAIALLSFDYAIYEANEGIEPPKQPTYILLYRNPHNKLRYKLLNAASFSLLALLLQEQSLGEALLTIATSMRVDGHHIEAPARDLLAELQREGAVVSLPKAVET; encoded by the coding sequence TTGTCGAACTTTCGTGAATTACAGAGTGCCTTAGCTGCTAGCGTGAGGTTTAAGCATCATGATGAAAGTCTTAACGTTGAAGCGCGTCGTTTAGCAATCTATCAGCGCCTAGTATTTAACAATTTATTCGGCTTGCTAAGCGGTGGTTACAAAAAACTTCGCCGAGCAGTAGGCGATGAACAGTTTCGCAAGCTGGTTCGAGCATTTCTAGAGTCCGGGATATCTCGCACCCCTTACTTTGCGGAAATATCAGGGGAGTTCCTCAATTGGTTCGTTCAGCAGGATGCTCCTAAATGGCAGCATGAGCTTGCTGAATATGAGCGCGCGGGGATTGCTATTGATATAGAGAGCATGAATTGGCCGTCAGCGGAGACAATAACAAATCGTCCGGATGGTGTTCACTTCTCACCCGCTATCGCGTTGTTATCCTTCGACTATGCAATTTACGAGGCGAATGAAGGCATTGAGCCGCCTAAGCAGCCAACCTATATCTTACTCTATCGAAACCCGCACAATAAATTACGCTACAAACTGTTAAACGCTGCGAGTTTCAGCTTGCTGGCTCTGCTGCTACAGGAGCAGAGTCTAGGCGAAGCGCTGTTGACTATTGCTACCTCAATGAGGGTAGACGGCCATCACATTGAAGCGCCGGCGCGGGATTTGCTGGCGGAGTTACAGCGTGAAGGAGCAGTCGTATCCCTTCCCAAAGCTGTAGAAACCTAA
- a CDS encoding DUF692 domain-containing protein, with protein sequence MTHFAEVNGVGLGLRRSLISQLQAPGGCDGIDFFELAPENWINLGGRYADRLKWFSDRFPMVCHGLSLNLGGQDPLDFKLLADVKAFLRLHNVKCYSEHLSFCGHGGLLYDLLPIPFTEEAVTHVADRIRVVQDYLEQPIAVENISYYLAPSQELSEIEFVNAVLREANCRLMLDINNVYVNSVNHCYDPIDFIAQLPNERIAYAHIAGHADEAEDLKVDTHGAPLIKPVLDLAQTCYRRFGAIPTVLERDFNFPPLAELKQEVSDVKRVQERALVELS encoded by the coding sequence TTGACACACTTTGCTGAGGTTAACGGCGTAGGTTTAGGCCTGCGCCGTTCACTTATAAGTCAGTTACAGGCACCAGGTGGTTGTGACGGGATTGATTTTTTCGAACTTGCTCCAGAAAACTGGATCAATTTAGGCGGACGTTATGCCGATAGGTTGAAGTGGTTTAGTGATCGCTTTCCTATGGTTTGTCATGGCTTGTCACTAAATCTAGGCGGACAGGATCCGCTGGACTTCAAACTGCTAGCGGACGTGAAAGCGTTTCTTCGCTTGCATAATGTGAAGTGCTATTCTGAACACCTTAGTTTCTGCGGTCACGGAGGTTTACTCTATGACTTGCTTCCCATACCGTTTACCGAAGAGGCTGTGACTCATGTTGCAGATCGCATCCGTGTTGTGCAGGATTATCTCGAACAGCCGATCGCGGTTGAGAATATTTCCTATTATCTAGCGCCCAGCCAAGAGCTAAGCGAGATTGAGTTTGTTAATGCGGTATTACGTGAGGCTAACTGCCGACTCATGCTAGATATCAATAATGTTTACGTGAATAGCGTAAATCATTGCTATGACCCCATCGATTTTATTGCGCAATTACCCAATGAACGGATAGCCTATGCGCATATCGCTGGACATGCTGATGAAGCTGAAGATCTCAAAGTCGATACGCATGGAGCGCCGCTAATTAAGCCAGTTCTGGATTTAGCACAGACTTGTTATCGTCGCTTTGGGGCTATTCCTACGGTGCTCGAACGTGATTTCAACTTTCCGCCACTCGCTGAGTTAAAACAGGAAGTCAGTGACGTGAAGCGCGTTCAGGAGAGAGCTCTTGTCGAACTTTCGTGA
- a CDS encoding porin translates to MNKKLLAAAISAATFAPMAMAETTGPTWYGKANVAVVNVDEGSDATWDLVSNASRIGIRGSIDLGEGLEAIYQLEYEVSVDDDDDVFKQRNTFAGFRGGFGTAYAGRRDSALKSSAGKVDYSNDLAGADIKQIMLGEERFDDVVGYISPKFAGFEVHAQAFLDQGEDDDNATAHNSISLSFKDSGLVAAVAYDMETKSDAGFANILRGTGQYTMGDLQFGGIWQTAESAEGADLGDVFNVSASYKFGKVKAWGQYGEGSQPVGLADGWFDANGDTAVDSLSMLVVGADYKLSSAAKLYAYYSDLEATDLAGMMAEESTLGLGFEIKF, encoded by the coding sequence ATGAACAAAAAGCTTCTCGCAGCGGCAATATCAGCAGCTACTTTCGCACCGATGGCCATGGCTGAGACCACCGGTCCTACCTGGTACGGTAAGGCAAATGTCGCTGTTGTTAATGTTGATGAAGGTTCCGATGCGACGTGGGATCTTGTTTCTAATGCTTCTCGAATTGGTATCCGAGGCTCCATTGATCTCGGTGAGGGTCTAGAAGCTATCTACCAGTTAGAATATGAAGTATCAGTAGATGACGACGATGACGTATTCAAGCAGCGTAATACCTTCGCTGGTTTCCGTGGCGGCTTCGGTACAGCTTATGCGGGTCGTCGTGATTCGGCACTTAAATCTTCTGCAGGCAAAGTTGACTACTCGAACGATTTGGCTGGCGCCGATATCAAACAGATTATGTTGGGTGAAGAGCGCTTCGACGACGTAGTCGGTTATATCTCTCCTAAATTCGCTGGTTTTGAAGTTCACGCTCAAGCGTTCTTGGATCAAGGCGAAGATGATGACAACGCTACCGCACACAATTCTATTTCGTTGAGCTTTAAGGACAGCGGTTTGGTGGCAGCAGTTGCCTATGACATGGAAACCAAGTCCGATGCAGGCTTTGCAAATATCCTTCGTGGTACCGGTCAGTACACGATGGGTGATCTTCAATTCGGTGGTATTTGGCAGACTGCTGAATCCGCAGAAGGTGCCGATTTAGGTGATGTGTTCAACGTGTCAGCTAGCTACAAATTCGGTAAGGTTAAGGCTTGGGGACAATACGGTGAAGGCTCTCAGCCAGTGGGCTTAGCTGATGGTTGGTTTGACGCTAATGGCGATACTGCCGTTGACTCATTGTCTATGTTAGTGGTTGGCGCAGACTATAAACTAAGCAGCGCTGCCAAGCTTTACGCCTACTACTCTGACCTTGAAGCGACTGATTTAGCTGGAATGATGGCTGAAGAAAGCACGCTAGGTTTAGGATTTGAAATCAAGTTCTAA
- a CDS encoding TerB family tellurite resistance protein yields MFKALKALFEATEVQPTPTSNDVESATAALMIMLAIADSHFDDRERATVVRLVKERSGLNDAELDTLISEAEQAAKSATSIYEFSQQLNKALRYEDRVNVVRGMWEVAYADGVIDKYEEHLIRRVCDLMYISHQDFIQTRNLVRDQ; encoded by the coding sequence ATGTTTAAAGCATTAAAAGCCCTTTTTGAGGCTACAGAAGTCCAACCTACTCCCACGTCTAACGACGTGGAGAGTGCGACTGCGGCGCTAATGATCATGCTAGCGATTGCTGACAGTCACTTCGATGATCGCGAGCGCGCTACGGTTGTTCGATTAGTCAAAGAACGCAGTGGTCTCAACGACGCGGAATTAGATACGCTAATCAGCGAGGCTGAGCAGGCTGCAAAGTCAGCCACGTCCATCTATGAATTCAGCCAGCAACTTAACAAGGCGCTTCGCTACGAGGATAGAGTTAACGTCGTTCGCGGGATGTGGGAAGTTGCCTATGCAGATGGGGTGATAGACAAATACGAAGAGCACCTCATTCGTCGGGTTTGCGATCTAATGTACATTAGTCATCAAGACTTTATCCAAACTCGCAATTTAGTTCGAGACCAATAG
- a CDS encoding STAS domain-containing protein — protein sequence MNEGKLLSASTNDTYVVKLVGDVRVPLCKTIDECVETICANPFKHLTVDFSDAENADSTTLGLMAKLCIRAKSLCGVMPVIYTPHADMTRLLNSMGFNNISILSSSQPTDSANLLPIECVSECCDDETAKNHVLEAHRTLMTLCEGNEAQFSDLVKQLEAEL from the coding sequence ATGAATGAAGGCAAGTTACTCTCTGCCAGTACCAATGACACGTATGTGGTTAAGTTGGTCGGCGATGTCCGAGTCCCGTTGTGTAAAACGATCGATGAATGTGTCGAGACGATTTGCGCTAATCCTTTCAAACATCTCACTGTTGACTTTAGTGACGCCGAGAACGCCGATTCAACAACGTTAGGTCTGATGGCGAAGCTGTGTATCCGCGCCAAATCGCTCTGTGGCGTTATGCCTGTTATCTACACGCCCCATGCCGATATGACTCGATTACTTAATTCGATGGGTTTTAATAACATATCGATTCTGAGTTCCTCTCAACCGACTGATTCCGCGAACCTTTTGCCGATTGAGTGTGTCAGCGAGTGCTGTGATGATGAGACCGCAAAAAATCATGTGCTTGAGGCACATCGAACCTTGATGACACTATGTGAGGGTAATGAAGCGCAATTCTCTGATTTGGTGAAGCAGCTCGAAGCAGAGTTATAA
- the tal gene encoding transaldolase — protein sequence MASKLDQLKAQTVVVADTGDIDAIAKFTPVDATTNPSLLLKAAQLERYRHFLDEAIQTTRTGDVASAVDQLAVNIGKEILAIIPGRISTEVDARLSYDQEASYQKAHSLIQRYESAGVGRDRVLIKLASTWEGIRAAERLEQDGINTNLTLLFSFEQAVACAEAGVFLISPFVGRILDWYKKAEGVENYPAEKDPGVVSVKRIYDYYKTHAYPTIVMGASFRNTGEIEELAGCDRLTIGPSLLEELDNDFGELPQKLFDQGGSADQRPDRLTEAQFRFGCGQDAMATEKLAEGIRNFVADQIKLEALLLKEANV from the coding sequence ATGGCTTCGAAGCTCGATCAACTCAAAGCGCAAACAGTGGTTGTCGCGGACACCGGTGACATTGATGCGATAGCGAAATTCACCCCCGTGGATGCCACGACTAATCCATCTCTGCTACTTAAGGCAGCTCAACTCGAGCGTTACCGTCATTTTTTAGATGAAGCCATCCAGACCACTCGCACTGGTGATGTTGCGTCCGCTGTTGATCAACTTGCCGTTAACATTGGTAAAGAAATCCTGGCCATTATCCCCGGCCGAATCTCCACCGAAGTTGACGCTCGCTTAAGCTACGATCAAGAAGCGTCATATCAAAAGGCACATAGTTTAATTCAGCGTTATGAGTCGGCTGGTGTTGGTCGAGACCGCGTGTTGATTAAACTCGCCTCTACCTGGGAAGGCATCCGCGCCGCAGAGCGCCTGGAGCAGGATGGCATCAATACCAATCTGACCCTACTCTTCAGTTTTGAGCAAGCCGTCGCCTGTGCCGAGGCGGGTGTTTTTCTTATCTCTCCGTTCGTTGGCCGTATCTTAGATTGGTACAAGAAGGCGGAAGGCGTTGAGAACTACCCTGCTGAGAAGGATCCGGGTGTCGTCTCCGTCAAACGAATCTACGACTACTACAAAACTCACGCCTACCCAACTATCGTCATGGGCGCCTCGTTCCGCAATACCGGTGAAATTGAAGAGCTCGCAGGTTGTGATCGACTAACCATCGGTCCGTCACTGTTGGAAGAACTCGATAATGATTTTGGCGAGTTGCCGCAAAAATTATTCGATCAAGGTGGCTCCGCCGATCAGCGCCCAGATCGACTAACGGAGGCGCAATTCCGCTTCGGCTGTGGTCAAGATGCAATGGCTACTGAGAAACTCGCTGAGGGTATCCGTAACTTCGTTGCGGATCAAATCAAGCTGGAAGCACTCCTGCTAAAGGAAGCGAATGTTTAA
- a CDS encoding fused response regulator/phosphatase — protein sequence MTNVDSQPNRYTLLIIEDDDIVRDSLSLYFSDCGYNIVAAEDGEMGLGLFAKQSPDVVISDLKMPYVDGLSVLEAIAEQGRNVPFIVVSGAGKMHESVRALRLGAHDYFVKPIVDMEILELSIERAIEQRYLKEQNQRYRTELEGANEELNQSLRTLRQDHKAALQIQRAMLPQQALQIADGMISHFWRPSLYVSGDFLDCFDVENRFTVFYLTDVSGHGAPAAFVTVFLKHLSTTLLKAHRTHKGQRRRFNTPSDILEEINRQLISANLDRHATMFFGIVDRRKRILHYSVAGHLPLPILHRDGRAVYLRGSGMPLGLLEDNEWPNSSIMLQPNDQIVVCSDGVFELMKNGELIENESQLLKVVEKSHSVDEIVENLGLNEKNDVPDDIAILLFQLG from the coding sequence ATGACCAACGTGGATAGTCAGCCAAACCGATACACGCTATTGATTATTGAAGATGACGATATCGTTCGTGATAGTTTGTCGCTCTACTTTTCCGATTGTGGTTACAATATCGTAGCGGCTGAAGATGGTGAGATGGGCCTAGGACTATTCGCGAAACAATCACCGGATGTTGTAATCAGCGATTTAAAGATGCCCTATGTCGACGGATTATCCGTTCTTGAAGCTATTGCAGAGCAAGGACGTAACGTTCCGTTTATCGTCGTTTCCGGTGCCGGAAAAATGCATGAGTCAGTCCGAGCTCTCCGACTTGGTGCCCATGATTACTTTGTTAAGCCGATTGTTGATATGGAAATTCTCGAGCTCTCCATTGAGCGAGCTATTGAACAACGCTATCTCAAAGAACAAAATCAGCGCTATAGAACTGAACTTGAGGGTGCAAATGAGGAGCTAAATCAGAGTTTACGAACGCTCCGACAGGATCACAAGGCTGCCCTACAGATTCAGCGGGCAATGCTCCCGCAGCAAGCGCTGCAAATAGCCGATGGTATGATTAGCCACTTTTGGCGTCCGTCTTTGTATGTGAGTGGTGATTTCCTTGACTGCTTCGATGTTGAAAATCGTTTTACGGTTTTCTACCTAACTGATGTTTCAGGTCACGGGGCACCCGCGGCGTTTGTGACTGTTTTTCTGAAGCACTTGTCTACCACGCTGTTAAAAGCACACAGAACACATAAAGGTCAGCGACGACGTTTCAATACTCCTAGCGACATTCTTGAGGAGATTAACCGGCAGTTAATCTCAGCGAATCTTGACCGCCATGCCACCATGTTTTTTGGCATTGTCGATAGACGGAAACGCATACTTCATTATTCGGTAGCGGGGCATCTGCCTCTCCCAATTCTCCATCGTGATGGCAGGGCTGTTTATTTGCGTGGAAGTGGCATGCCTTTAGGGCTACTAGAGGATAATGAGTGGCCTAATTCAAGTATTATGCTTCAGCCTAACGATCAGATTGTGGTGTGTTCTGACGGAGTTTTCGAGCTGATGAAAAATGGTGAATTGATTGAGAATGAATCACAGTTACTTAAAGTTGTTGAAAAATCTCATTCAGTTGATGAAATTGTGGAAAATTTAGGCTTAAATGAGAAAAATGATGTACCGGATGACATCGCTATTCTGTTGTTTCAATTAGGCTAA
- the hrpA gene encoding ATP-dependent RNA helicase HrpA: MQDFSQWLREDVVKYRSLTNKIKNLQRKKKPAERLSAERSELVASAPARLEQKLAVIPKPHFDDALPISEKRAQIAELIRDNQVVVVAGETGSGKTTQLPKICLSLGLGARGLIGHTQPRRLAASSVATRIAEELGQTLGESVGYQVRFNDQSGANTAIKLMTDGILLAEMARDRWLSRYDVIIIDEAHERSLNIDFLLGYLKQLLPKRPDLKVVITSATIDVERFSEHFNGAPVIEVSGRSFPVDIEYRPLIGDESDADLSLYDGICEAVEHIIDLEKRGESPAKGDVLVFLPGEREIRETHKQLKARQFAHTEVLPLYARLSSAEQNKVFAPHRGRRIVLATNVAETSLTVPGIGYVIDPGLARLSRYSYRSKVQRLPIEAVSQASANQRAGRCGRLSHGLCIRLYSEEDFAGRVAFTEPEIMRSNLSAVILQMLNLKLGDIKQFPFVNAPDNRFINDGFKRLEEIAAVSSTGEMTDLGRKLSKLPIDPHLARMLFTAQQKNALREVLIIVSAIAAQDPRERPADKKAQADQKHAQWNHENSDFMAYVNLWDSYQEWAEDLSQSQLRKRCKQEYLSYIRMREWRDLYTQIWRVCAEMGWKKNHDAANYDAIHVALASGLLGQVAMRDGKDEYLGARQRRFVIFPGSSMRKKKPNWILSGQLLETSQVFAHQVAMIEPEWLLAVARHLVKYHYSEPYYSAKQGRVMAFERVTLYGLNLVEQKRVGYGDKDPVVARELFIRGCLVDGEYRAKAKFYQHNSALRKQIESAEEKTRRRDLLVDEEAIFQFYNDRIPAEICDLVSFETWRKDSEAAQPKLLFMSQSHLAQRDVAVDGAQFPTHIHLAGAEFKLRYRFEPGHAADGVSVVIPLQFLELVQAAELEWLVPGLLRDKCIALVKALPKAKRKSFVPVPDFVDRVMPRLRNGTRSLTQALSDELSYVSNVRFEPSDWQEGALDDFYRLNIVVVDERKKRLAMGRNLNQLRQQLKAKIQAALAAAQNDEIDTVESIVEWNFGDLPRERMIAKSGVKITAYPALVDDGESTSLQLFDRREEAQLRGVRGLARLVLLQLPTQARDIRKEVFRDNRIKLALAAICPRDQLIEDLLMVAAREVFKLQEWPADQAAFNQRVNAHRGEFLLYCRELANFLTKLLTDYAELRGVLRKTNSLALTFAVGDVKNQWAELFGPGFLWRTPRKWLDQYPRYLQASFKRLEQVQGKVQKDRLAIGMIDAYLPDVINKLKAEEGLMWESEAALVDFRFMIEEWRVQLFAQPMKTIVSVSEKRIKQAWIEASQQ, translated from the coding sequence ATGCAAGACTTTTCCCAGTGGCTACGCGAAGACGTCGTCAAGTATCGTTCCTTGACGAATAAAATTAAGAATCTTCAGCGCAAAAAGAAGCCCGCTGAACGTCTATCCGCTGAGCGCAGTGAATTAGTCGCTTCCGCACCAGCGCGACTTGAGCAAAAGTTAGCGGTAATACCGAAACCACACTTTGATGACGCGCTGCCAATTAGTGAAAAGCGCGCACAGATAGCAGAGCTTATTCGCGATAACCAAGTCGTGGTTGTGGCAGGTGAAACGGGTTCAGGTAAAACTACTCAGTTACCTAAAATTTGCTTATCGCTAGGCCTAGGGGCGCGTGGACTTATTGGACATACCCAGCCGCGTCGTCTCGCCGCAAGCTCGGTGGCAACTCGAATTGCTGAGGAGCTAGGCCAAACGCTGGGCGAGAGCGTTGGTTATCAAGTTCGCTTCAATGATCAGAGTGGCGCCAATACGGCGATTAAGCTGATGACTGATGGGATATTGCTCGCCGAGATGGCCAGAGACAGATGGTTATCGCGCTATGATGTCATCATTATTGATGAGGCTCACGAGCGGAGTCTTAATATCGATTTTTTGCTTGGATACCTTAAGCAGCTGCTACCCAAGCGCCCAGACTTGAAGGTGGTCATTACCTCAGCGACCATTGATGTAGAACGATTCAGTGAGCATTTTAATGGTGCTCCAGTTATTGAGGTATCAGGTCGAAGCTTTCCAGTTGATATCGAATACCGGCCGCTAATTGGCGATGAGAGCGATGCCGATCTCAGCCTCTACGATGGTATCTGCGAAGCGGTAGAACATATTATTGATCTAGAAAAGCGGGGCGAGTCACCGGCGAAGGGTGATGTGCTCGTTTTCTTGCCGGGTGAACGCGAAATTCGTGAAACCCACAAGCAACTTAAGGCTCGGCAGTTCGCCCATACCGAAGTGCTGCCACTCTATGCACGTCTTTCCAGCGCCGAACAAAACAAAGTTTTCGCGCCGCATCGTGGCAGGCGAATCGTACTGGCTACCAACGTCGCCGAAACCTCCTTAACGGTTCCGGGTATTGGCTATGTGATTGATCCGGGGCTTGCACGCCTGAGTCGCTATAGTTATCGGTCCAAGGTTCAGCGCCTTCCCATAGAAGCGGTATCTCAGGCTAGCGCTAATCAACGCGCAGGTCGATGCGGACGACTTTCCCATGGATTGTGCATTCGCCTCTACAGTGAAGAGGACTTTGCCGGTAGGGTGGCGTTCACGGAACCTGAGATTATGCGCAGTAATCTCTCGGCCGTCATCCTACAAATGTTAAACCTGAAGCTGGGCGATATTAAGCAGTTTCCCTTTGTGAACGCGCCAGATAATCGTTTTATTAATGACGGCTTTAAACGCCTAGAAGAAATTGCCGCGGTCTCTTCGACAGGAGAAATGACTGACTTAGGAAGAAAGCTCTCGAAGCTCCCTATTGATCCACATTTAGCGCGAATGCTATTCACCGCCCAGCAAAAGAATGCGCTGCGTGAAGTGCTAATTATCGTGAGTGCGATAGCCGCCCAAGATCCCCGTGAGCGACCAGCTGATAAAAAGGCCCAAGCTGATCAAAAACACGCTCAGTGGAATCACGAGAATTCGGATTTTATGGCCTATGTGAACCTTTGGGATAGCTATCAAGAGTGGGCGGAGGATCTCAGTCAAAGTCAGCTACGTAAACGCTGTAAACAGGAGTATTTATCCTATATCCGCATGCGCGAATGGCGCGATCTCTATACCCAAATTTGGCGAGTATGCGCGGAAATGGGGTGGAAGAAGAACCATGATGCCGCTAACTATGACGCTATTCATGTGGCGCTGGCCTCCGGTTTGCTCGGTCAGGTTGCAATGCGTGATGGTAAGGATGAGTATTTAGGCGCCCGTCAACGCCGCTTTGTTATTTTCCCAGGCTCGTCAATGCGGAAAAAGAAACCGAACTGGATTCTCAGTGGTCAGCTCCTAGAAACATCGCAGGTGTTCGCCCACCAGGTGGCAATGATTGAGCCGGAATGGTTACTCGCGGTGGCTAGACACTTGGTTAAGTACCACTATTCAGAACCCTATTATTCTGCGAAACAGGGCAGAGTCATGGCGTTCGAGCGAGTGACACTCTATGGCTTGAACTTAGTGGAGCAGAAACGGGTAGGCTACGGCGATAAAGACCCTGTGGTAGCGCGGGAACTATTTATCCGCGGCTGCCTTGTTGATGGCGAGTATCGAGCGAAAGCGAAGTTCTATCAACACAATAGCGCGCTTCGTAAACAGATTGAGTCCGCCGAGGAAAAGACGCGTCGTAGAGATTTACTGGTTGATGAAGAGGCGATTTTCCAATTTTATAATGACCGGATACCCGCGGAAATTTGCGATCTAGTTAGCTTCGAAACGTGGCGAAAGGACTCGGAAGCAGCACAACCTAAACTGCTGTTTATGAGTCAAAGTCATCTCGCGCAGCGCGATGTGGCCGTTGACGGAGCTCAGTTTCCCACCCATATTCATTTGGCTGGTGCCGAGTTTAAATTGCGCTATCGTTTTGAACCCGGACACGCAGCCGACGGTGTCAGCGTGGTCATTCCGCTACAGTTCCTTGAACTGGTTCAAGCGGCAGAGCTTGAGTGGTTGGTACCGGGCTTACTTCGCGATAAGTGTATTGCGTTAGTGAAAGCGCTGCCGAAGGCAAAGCGTAAATCATTTGTACCCGTCCCCGATTTTGTTGATAGGGTGATGCCGAGGCTTCGCAACGGAACTCGTTCACTGACTCAGGCTTTGTCTGACGAATTATCCTATGTCAGTAATGTTCGCTTTGAGCCTAGCGACTGGCAGGAGGGCGCGTTAGATGACTTCTATCGTTTGAATATTGTGGTGGTGGACGAACGAAAGAAGCGCTTGGCGATGGGGCGAAACCTCAATCAGCTACGACAGCAGCTGAAAGCGAAGATTCAAGCCGCGCTGGCGGCGGCTCAGAATGATGAGATCGATACGGTAGAGTCTATCGTTGAATGGAACTTCGGGGATCTGCCGCGCGAGCGGATGATTGCCAAGTCAGGCGTTAAAATTACGGCTTACCCAGCGCTAGTAGACGACGGCGAATCGACTTCGCTACAGTTATTCGATCGCCGTGAGGAAGCCCAACTTAGAGGAGTCCGTGGCTTAGCTCGATTAGTCCTCTTGCAGCTTCCGACTCAGGCAAGAGATATTCGTAAGGAAGTATTCCGAGACAACAGGATTAAACTCGCATTGGCGGCAATTTGCCCTAGAGACCAGCTGATCGAAGATCTGTTGATGGTGGCAGCACGAGAGGTTTTTAAGCTTCAAGAATGGCCTGCCGATCAAGCGGCTTTTAACCAGCGAGTTAACGCTCATCGAGGTGAGTTTTTACTCTACTGTCGCGAACTGGCCAATTTCTTAACCAAACTATTAACCGACTACGCCGAATTAAGAGGGGTGTTACGGAAAACCAATAGCCTGGCACTTACCTTCGCCGTAGGAGACGTCAAGAATCAGTGGGCGGAACTTTTCGGCCCGGGCTTCCTTTGGCGTACCCCTAGAAAGTGGTTAGACCAATATCCACGTTATTTGCAGGCTAGTTTCAAGCGGCTTGAACAGGTTCAGGGAAAGGTTCAGAAGGATCGGTTAGCAATTGGCATGATCGATGCCTATTTACCGGACGTAATTAACAAATTGAAAGCGGAAGAGGGTCTTATGTGGGAATCCGAAGCTGCATTGGTAGATTTTCGCTTTATGATTGAAGAGTGGCGAGTCCAACTGTTTGCTCAACCAATGAAAACGATTGTGTCGGTTTCAGAAAAACGGATTAAGCAGGCATGGATTGAGGCTAGCCAACAATGA
- a CDS encoding VacJ family lipoprotein, which produces MEKRLVFVSALASLFLSAASSAQDSEAESPSDGETAVAIAAETQNSAAVETENNSVTYESYGSDIGFAQTQVAPYDGDPFEDLNRAMLSFNDVADRYILLPIVTGYKYITPDPIERSVDNVFANLDDIGSAANSILQLKIVDAGVYTGRFLTNTTIGVLGIWDVASELGMRRLEGEDFGQTLGYYGVPEGPYLMLPFYGPSTLRDAPARYVDSFVDYTSYVDHVPTRNTLIGVEAINVRSQLIQAEAFITGDRYTFIRDAYLQRRRYLVLDGKMPDDEEFDEFGGFGSSTDGFGGESYGGESYDGESYDGESYDGESYGEDINGMNTNDTTPEASNGIEEKALETDDSENSDANLP; this is translated from the coding sequence TTGGAAAAGCGTTTAGTTTTCGTGAGTGCTTTAGCGTCACTCTTCCTCAGCGCTGCTTCTAGCGCACAAGACTCAGAAGCAGAGTCGCCTTCAGATGGTGAAACAGCGGTAGCTATTGCGGCTGAAACCCAGAATTCTGCGGCGGTAGAAACTGAAAACAACTCCGTCACCTATGAGAGTTACGGCAGCGACATCGGTTTCGCGCAAACTCAAGTGGCACCCTATGATGGTGACCCTTTCGAGGATCTCAATAGAGCGATGTTGTCATTCAATGACGTCGCCGATCGCTATATTCTCCTACCTATTGTGACGGGTTATAAATACATCACTCCTGATCCAATTGAACGTAGTGTTGATAATGTCTTCGCTAACTTAGACGATATTGGCAGTGCCGCAAACTCTATTTTGCAGTTAAAAATTGTAGATGCCGGCGTCTACACGGGTAGGTTTTTGACCAACACCACTATCGGCGTGCTGGGCATCTGGGACGTTGCAAGTGAGCTAGGTATGCGCCGTTTAGAGGGTGAGGACTTTGGTCAGACCTTGGGTTACTACGGTGTTCCCGAAGGGCCTTATTTGATGCTCCCTTTCTATGGCCCCAGCACACTCCGGGACGCCCCTGCGCGTTATGTCGATAGCTTTGTCGATTACACCAGTTATGTTGATCATGTTCCAACTCGTAATACCTTAATAGGCGTTGAGGCCATCAACGTGCGCAGCCAGCTAATTCAGGCTGAAGCATTTATCACTGGCGATCGTTATACCTTTATTCGCGATGCTTATTTGCAGCGTAGGCGGTATCTAGTGCTCGACGGCAAGATGCCGGATGACGAAGAATTTGATGAATTTGGTGGCTTTGGTTCATCCACCGATGGCTTTGGCGGTGAGAGCTATGGTGGTGAGAGCTACGATGGTGAGAGCTACGATGGTGAGAGCTACGATGGTGAGAGCTATGGCGAAGATATTAATGGCATGAATACTAACGATACCACCCCAGAAGCTAGCAACGGTATCGAGGAAAAAGCACTTGAAACTGATGATAGTGAAAATAGCGATGCTAACTTGCCTTAA